From a region of the Enterobacter cancerogenus genome:
- a CDS encoding metal/formaldehyde-sensitive transcriptional repressor, translated as MPHSPADKKRILTRVRRIRGQVDALERALESGEPCLAILQQIAAVRGAANGLMGEMVEIHLKDELVTGETTPDQRAVRMAEVGHLLRSYLK; from the coding sequence ATGCCGCATTCACCTGCTGACAAAAAACGTATCCTTACTCGCGTACGCCGCATCCGGGGCCAGGTCGATGCCCTCGAGCGTGCGCTTGAGTCCGGCGAACCCTGTCTGGCCATTCTGCAGCAAATTGCCGCCGTGCGCGGTGCGGCGAATGGCCTGATGGGCGAAATGGTCGAAATTCACCTCAAAGATGAGCTGGTCACGGGAGAGACAACCCCGGATCAGCGGGCAGTTCGGATGGCGGAAGTCGGCCATTTGCTGCGCTCTTATCTAAAATAA
- a CDS encoding S-(hydroxymethyl)glutathione dehydrogenase/class III alcohol dehydrogenase, with the protein MKSRAAVAFGPGQPLKIVEIDVAPPKKGEVLIKITHTGVCHTDAFTLSGEDPEGVFPAVLGHEGGGVVVEVGEGVTSLKPGDHVIPLYTAECGECKFCKSGKTNLCQAVRATQGKGLMPDGTTRFSLNGEPIYHYMGTSTFSEYTVCAEISLAKVNPQAPLDKVCLLGCGVTTGIGAVHNTAKVKEGDTVAVFGLGGIGLAVIQGAVQAKAGRIIAVDTNPEKFKLAGEMGATDFVNPNDDARPVQEVIVELTDGGVDFSFECIGNVNVMRAALECCHKGWGESIIIGVAGAGQEIKTRPFQLVTGRVWRGSAFGGVKGRTQLPGMVEDAMAGKIQLDPFITHRLPLDQINEAFDLMHQGKSIRTVIHFGDN; encoded by the coding sequence ATGAAATCTCGCGCAGCTGTTGCATTCGGTCCAGGCCAGCCGTTGAAAATCGTTGAAATTGACGTCGCGCCGCCGAAAAAAGGCGAAGTGCTGATCAAAATTACCCACACCGGCGTGTGTCATACCGACGCCTTTACCCTGTCGGGTGAGGATCCGGAGGGCGTGTTCCCGGCGGTGCTCGGCCACGAAGGCGGCGGCGTGGTGGTTGAAGTAGGCGAGGGCGTCACCAGCCTGAAGCCCGGCGACCACGTTATTCCGCTGTACACCGCCGAATGCGGTGAGTGCAAGTTCTGTAAATCCGGTAAAACCAACCTGTGCCAGGCGGTACGCGCTACCCAGGGCAAGGGACTGATGCCTGACGGCACCACCCGTTTCTCCTTGAACGGTGAACCGATTTATCACTACATGGGCACCAGTACCTTCAGCGAATACACCGTGTGTGCGGAGATCTCGCTGGCGAAGGTTAACCCGCAGGCACCGCTGGATAAAGTGTGTCTGCTGGGCTGCGGCGTGACGACCGGTATCGGCGCGGTACACAACACTGCGAAAGTGAAAGAGGGCGATACCGTTGCGGTATTCGGTCTGGGCGGAATTGGCCTTGCGGTTATCCAGGGCGCGGTTCAGGCAAAAGCCGGGCGTATCATCGCGGTGGACACCAACCCGGAGAAATTCAAACTCGCGGGTGAGATGGGCGCGACCGATTTCGTGAACCCAAATGATGACGCAAGGCCGGTTCAGGAGGTGATTGTTGAGCTGACCGACGGCGGCGTTGACTTCAGCTTCGAGTGTATCGGCAACGTCAATGTGATGCGTGCTGCGCTTGAATGCTGCCACAAAGGCTGGGGCGAAAGCATCATCATCGGCGTCGCGGGTGCGGGGCAGGAGATCAAAACCCGTCCGTTCCAGCTGGTCACGGGCCGCGTATGGCGCGGATCGGCGTTCGGTGGTGTGAAAGGCCGTACTCAACTGCCGGGCATGGTAGAAGATGCGATGGCTGGCAAAATCCAGCTCGATCCGTTCATTACCCACCGTTTACCGCTGGATCAGATCAACGAAGCGTTCGATCTGATGCATCAGGGCAAGTCCATTCGTACCGTCATACATTTCGGCGACAACTAA